The following coding sequences are from one Betaproteobacteria bacterium window:
- a CDS encoding phage integrase N-terminal SAM-like domain-containing protein has translation MYSIKSAPKPGDASARQPLRSVKLLDQLRERIRYRHYSIRTEDAYVYWVRAFIRFHGLRHPRDLGGAEVGAFLSWLAAERNVAPSTHKQALSAILFLYREVLETDLPWLTDLVRPKERVKVPTVLSRVERHWERHWGQTTITRKAPPDPPFGG, from the coding sequence ATGTACAGCATTAAATCGGCCCCCAAACCCGGCGATGCCTCTGCGCGCCAGCCTTTGCGCTCCGTGAAGCTTCTGGATCAGCTTCGCGAGCGCATCCGCTACAGGCACTACAGCATACGTACCGAAGATGCATATGTCTATTGGGTGCGTGCCTTCATCCGTTTTCATGGGCTTCGCCATCCACGGGATCTGGGCGGTGCGGAAGTCGGAGCGTTTCTTTCCTGGCTTGCCGCAGAGCGCAACGTGGCACCTTCGACTCACAAGCAGGCCCTGTCGGCGATTCTCTTCCTTTACCGTGAAGTTCTGGAAACCGATCTGCCCTGGCTGACGGACTTGGTCCGGCCCAAGGAACGGGTCAAGGTTCCCACTGTCCTGTCGCGTGTCGAACGGCATTGGGAACGGCATTGGGGACAGACCACGATAACCCGTAAAGCCCCGCCTGACCCGCCTTTCGGCGGATAG